Proteins from one Dromiciops gliroides isolate mDroGli1 chromosome 6, mDroGli1.pri, whole genome shotgun sequence genomic window:
- the TMEM184C gene encoding transmembrane protein 184C isoform X2 yields MTVPISFWGILQHLVHYTQPELQKPIIRILWMVPIYSLDSWIALKYPTIAIYVDTCRECYEAYVIYSFMGFLSNYLTNRYPNLVLILEAKDQQKHLPPFCCCPSWAMGEVLLFRCKLGVLQYTVVRPFTTIIALICELLGVYDEGNFSFKNAWTYLVIFNNVSQLFAMYCLVLFYKVLREELNPIRPVGKFLCVKMVVFVSFWQAAIIALLVKVGVISEKHTWEWQTVEAVATGLQDFIICIEMFFAAIAHHYSFSYKPYVQEAEEGSCFDSFLAMWDISDIRDDISEQVRNVGRTVLGHRSKKFFPDEEEQNENTSLLSSSQDQISVASSMPSSPLGHYQGFGHTVTPQTTPTCSKMPDEIYNAVTGGNEEPSARYKSVAS; encoded by the exons ATGACCGTACCAATATCTTTCTGGGGGATTTTACAACACTTAGTGCATTACACTCAACCTGAACTACAGAAGCCAATAATAAG GATTCTTTGGATGGTGCCTATATACAGCTTAGATAGT tGGATAGCCCTGAAGTATCCCACCATTGCAATCTATGTGGATACTTGCAGAGAATGCTATGAAGCTTATGTCATATACAGTTTCATGGGATTCCTTTCTAATTATCTGACTAACCGGTATCCAAATCTGGTATTAATCCTTGAAGCCAAAGATCAGCAGAAACATTTGCCTCCTTTCTGCTGCTGTCCATCATGGGCAATGGGAGA AGTATTATTGTTCAGGTGCAAACTAGGCGTATTACAGTATACTGTTGTAAGACCATTTACAACTATCATTGCtct AATCTGTGAGCTGCTTGGTGTATATGATGAAGGgaattttagctttaaaaatgcttggaCTTACTTAGTTATATTCAACAATGTGTCACAACTG tttgctATGTATTGCCTTGTGCTGTTTTATAAAGTACTGAGGGAAGAACTGAATCCAATTCGGCCTGTTGGCAAATTTCTTTGTGTAAAGatggttgtttttgtttccttctg GCAAGCAGCAATTATTGCCTTGTTGGTAAAAGTTGGAGTTATTTCTGAAAAGCATACCTGGGAATGGCAGACAGTAGAAGCTGTGGCTACAGGTCTACAA GATTTCATTATCTGTATTGAGATGTTTTTTGCTGCTATTGCTCATCACTACAGCTTTTCCTACAAACCCTATGTGCAGGAGGCAGAGGAAGGCTCATGCTTTGATTCTTTTCTTGCAATGTGGGACATTTCAGACATTAGAGATGATATATCTGAACAAGTAAGAAATGTTG GGAGGACAGTCCTGGGTCATCGTAGTAAAAAGTTTTTTCCTGATGAGGaggaacaaaatgaaaatacaagtttattatcatcatctcaaGACCAGATTTCTGTTGCTTCTTCTATGCCATCTTCACCCTTGGGTCACTACCAAGGGTTTGGACACACTGTGACACCACAGACTACGCCTACCTGTTCCAAGATGCCTGACGAAATTTATAATGCTGTTACAGGAGGAAATGAAGAACCCTCAGCTAGGTATAAATCTGTGGCCTCCTGA
- the TMEM184C gene encoding transmembrane protein 184C isoform X1 — MPCTWRNWRRWIRPLVVFIYLVALVVSLPLCIWELQKLEVGIHTKAWFIAGIFLLMTVPISFWGILQHLVHYTQPELQKPIIRILWMVPIYSLDSWIALKYPTIAIYVDTCRECYEAYVIYSFMGFLSNYLTNRYPNLVLILEAKDQQKHLPPFCCCPSWAMGEVLLFRCKLGVLQYTVVRPFTTIIALICELLGVYDEGNFSFKNAWTYLVIFNNVSQLFAMYCLVLFYKVLREELNPIRPVGKFLCVKMVVFVSFWQAAIIALLVKVGVISEKHTWEWQTVEAVATGLQDFIICIEMFFAAIAHHYSFSYKPYVQEAEEGSCFDSFLAMWDISDIRDDISEQVRNVGRTVLGHRSKKFFPDEEEQNENTSLLSSSQDQISVASSMPSSPLGHYQGFGHTVTPQTTPTCSKMPDEIYNAVTGGNEEPSARTLHAYI; from the exons ATGCCTTGCACCTGGAGGAACTGGAGGCGATGGATCCGGCCCCTCGTGGTGTTTATCTACTTGGTGGCCTTGGtcgtctctctgcctctgtgcaTATGGGAGCTGCAAAAATTAGAG gttggaATACACACAAAAGCATGGTTTATTGCTGGAATCTTTTTACTAATGACCGTACCAATATCTTTCTGGGGGATTTTACAACACTTAGTGCATTACACTCAACCTGAACTACAGAAGCCAATAATAAG GATTCTTTGGATGGTGCCTATATACAGCTTAGATAGT tGGATAGCCCTGAAGTATCCCACCATTGCAATCTATGTGGATACTTGCAGAGAATGCTATGAAGCTTATGTCATATACAGTTTCATGGGATTCCTTTCTAATTATCTGACTAACCGGTATCCAAATCTGGTATTAATCCTTGAAGCCAAAGATCAGCAGAAACATTTGCCTCCTTTCTGCTGCTGTCCATCATGGGCAATGGGAGA AGTATTATTGTTCAGGTGCAAACTAGGCGTATTACAGTATACTGTTGTAAGACCATTTACAACTATCATTGCtct AATCTGTGAGCTGCTTGGTGTATATGATGAAGGgaattttagctttaaaaatgcttggaCTTACTTAGTTATATTCAACAATGTGTCACAACTG tttgctATGTATTGCCTTGTGCTGTTTTATAAAGTACTGAGGGAAGAACTGAATCCAATTCGGCCTGTTGGCAAATTTCTTTGTGTAAAGatggttgtttttgtttccttctg GCAAGCAGCAATTATTGCCTTGTTGGTAAAAGTTGGAGTTATTTCTGAAAAGCATACCTGGGAATGGCAGACAGTAGAAGCTGTGGCTACAGGTCTACAA GATTTCATTATCTGTATTGAGATGTTTTTTGCTGCTATTGCTCATCACTACAGCTTTTCCTACAAACCCTATGTGCAGGAGGCAGAGGAAGGCTCATGCTTTGATTCTTTTCTTGCAATGTGGGACATTTCAGACATTAGAGATGATATATCTGAACAAGTAAGAAATGTTG GGAGGACAGTCCTGGGTCATCGTAGTAAAAAGTTTTTTCCTGATGAGGaggaacaaaatgaaaatacaagtttattatcatcatctcaaGACCAGATTTCTGTTGCTTCTTCTATGCCATCTTCACCCTTGGGTCACTACCAAGGGTTTGGACACACTGTGACACCACAGACTACGCCTACCTGTTCCAAGATGCCTGACGAAATTTATAATGCTGTTACAGGAGGAAATGAAGAACCCTCAGCTAG AACACTACATGCTTACATttga